The Polaribacter sp. HaHaR_3_91 genomic sequence ATAATCAGCGAGAAGAGTTGATTAAAAGAGGCATGTTACCTAGCCAGTTAACCGTTGAAGAAGATGGTAAATTATCTGAAGCTATTATTTTTCCGTTTGCAGAAGTAGTGTACGGTAAAAAATCTACCGTTGTTTCATTATTGCCAAATGCCATTGTAGCATCGCAAGACGAACAACTGCAAAAAGCCATTGAAAACTTAGAGTATAGTTTTTCTAACGCCATTAATTCTGTTACTCAAAAAAAACAAAAAAGTGTGGCTGTAATTACTGGAAACGGAGAATTACAAGACATTTATCAATATAGTTTTTTAAGTGAAGTTGCTAAGAAATATAAATTAGCAAAATTTACATTGGACTCTGTAGAGATCAATCCACAGCAAACTCTAAAAGATTTAACGTCTTTAGATTTGGCTATTATTGCAAAGCCAACCGAAAAGTTTACAGAGAAAGAAAAACTGACTTTAGATCAATTTATCGCCAATGGCGGAAAAACATTGTGGATGTTAGACAATGTGCAAGCAGATCAAGATAGTTTATTCAATTCTGGAAAGATGTTGGCGTATCCAAGAGATTTAAACTTAACAGACCTATTATTTTCTTACGGAATAAGAATTAATACCTCTCTGATTAAAGATTTATTTGCTGCTCAAATCCCTTTAGCTACTGGTAAAGTTGGAAATCAAACGCAGTTTAAAAATTTAGATTGGTTTTTCCATCCTTTGGTTGGTGGAAATCCAAATCATCCAATTACAAAAAATGTTTCTCCTGTTAGATTGCAATTTTCAAATCAGATAGATACTTTAAAAAACAACATAAAAAAAACACCTTTATTATTAAGTTCTACTTTAACGAAAAGAATTGGAACTCCTAGCTTTATTGAACTACAATCTATTGCTGATGAAGTCATTGAAGATGAGTACAGAGGCGGAAATCAATTAGTTGCAGTTTTACTTGAAGGTAATTTTAAATCGGCCTATAAAGACAGGGTAAAACCTTTTGAAACCAATCTTTTTAAAGAGCATTCGATCAACAATAAAATGGTTGTAATTTCTGATGGTGATATTGGAAAAAATCAAATTTTAAAAAAGCAACCGTTCGATTTAAATAGAGATAAATGGACAAATCAACAGTTTGGTAATAAAGATTTCCTTTTAAATACTGTCGATTATTTACTAGATGATGCAGGCTTAATTCAGCTTAGAAACAAAACTTTACAAATTAGAACATTAGACAAACAAAAAGCGTTTAAGGAACGTACTTTTTGGCAGTTTTTAAACGTGGTTCTACCATTAATCCTTTTATTTACCTTCGGATTTGTTTTTAATTATTTGAGAAACAGGAAGTATAGTCGACTATAGTACAGAGATTTACGAAGGAAAAACGCAAAGATACGCTGAGATTTTTTTTGATAACGCAATACTTACTTGTATAACGACTATCACTTCGAAATGTTATACCCCCTATAAATCTAACAAGTCATCATGAATAAAAGTATAACCTAAAACTTCTTGGACTTTTTTAGAACTGATAATTTTCCATTCATAGACTTCATTATCTTCAAATTCTGGCATTTCAAAATCGTTGCTTAATTTTGCTATGGTATAAAATTCTCTCCTAGTTGGATGATGATTAGAACACGCATTAAAAGTTTCGTTCCAACAATCTTGTGCTATAATTTCATGAATAATTTCTATACAATCTTCTTTATGAATCATATTTACAAACCCCTTTGGTTGCGGAATTTTTCGTCCATTTTTAAACCAATTATAAGGTTGTCTAACATCACCAAATAAACCAGCAAAACGAATTATTGTGGTTTCAAAAAAAGTATTATCTCTAAATAAATTTTCAATTTCTGTTAGCGGTGTATTTAAAACAGCATCCTCTTCCGTCATTACTTTATTTATTCTACCATAAACAGAAGTAGAACTAATAAAGATCACTTTTTGAATCGGAGAGTTTTCAATTTGAGATATTAAATTTTCAAAACCATCCACATCTTTAGAAGTTATAGCAATGATTAAAATATCTGTATGTAAGAAATCATCATACTCTTCAAATTCAGAA encodes the following:
- a CDS encoding NAD(P)-binding domain-containing protein; this translates as MRNVSVLGCGWLGKSLAISLLDEGYAVKGSTTSEEKLELIEMNHIEPYIVNISEFEEYDDFLHTDILIIAITSKDVDGFENLISQIENSPIQKVIFISSTSVYGRINKVMTEEDAVLNTPLTEIENLFRDNTFFETTIIRFAGLFGDVRQPYNWFKNGRKIPQPKGFVNMIHKEDCIEIIHEIIAQDCWNETFNACSNHHPTRREFYTIAKLSNDFEMPEFEDNEVYEWKIISSKKVQEVLGYTFIHDDLLDL
- the gldG gene encoding gliding motility-associated ABC transporter substrate-binding protein GldG, whose protein sequence is MNKNIKNSILIIVGLILLNVINQSFYKRFDLTADNRYTLSETTKNILSKVNNPLFVTVYLEGDFPSEFKRLQAETRQYLEELATTNSNIRINFENPDNQREELIKRGMLPSQLTVEEDGKLSEAIIFPFAEVVYGKKSTVVSLLPNAIVASQDEQLQKAIENLEYSFSNAINSVTQKKQKSVAVITGNGELQDIYQYSFLSEVAKKYKLAKFTLDSVEINPQQTLKDLTSLDLAIIAKPTEKFTEKEKLTLDQFIANGGKTLWMLDNVQADQDSLFNSGKMLAYPRDLNLTDLLFSYGIRINTSLIKDLFAAQIPLATGKVGNQTQFKNLDWFFHPLVGGNPNHPITKNVSPVRLQFSNQIDTLKNNIKKTPLLLSSTLTKRIGTPSFIELQSIADEVIEDEYRGGNQLVAVLLEGNFKSAYKDRVKPFETNLFKEHSINNKMVVISDGDIGKNQILKKQPFDLNRDKWTNQQFGNKDFLLNTVDYLLDDAGLIQLRNKTLQIRTLDKQKAFKERTFWQFLNVVLPLILLFTFGFVFNYLRNRKYSRL